Part of the Bacillus cabrialesii genome is shown below.
GCCTGTATCACCAGCAGTGACTGCCGAGCCAAATTCAAAGTACAGGCTTTGAATGAATGACACTGCGTTGCCATCCGCATCGATAACGGCCGCATATGCCGTGTCACTTCCCACTGGCCTGCTTTCTGCCGGTTCTGCCAGATAGCCGATTTCTTCCGCCAATTGTTTCGCGTATTTTTTGTCCAAAAGCCTTTCAAGCGGAATGTCCGCAAACGCCGGATCAGTCAAGACGGCATTCCGATCTAGGAAACTCTTTTTCAACGCCTCCACAAGCACATGATAATACTCAAATGAACCGTGTTCGATTTGGGTGAAATCATAGTTTTCCAGAATGTTCAATGTTAATAAACCGGTAAAACCCTGAGAATTCGGCGGCGCCTGGTACACACTGTATCCTCGGTAATCACTTGATACAGGCTCCGCCCACTCACCCCGGTGCGCTTTAAAATCATCAAGTGTCATACAGCTGCCGTTATGCTGTAAAAACGAGACAATCCGCTGCGCAATATCTCCTTCATAGAAGGTGCTTCTTCCTTTTTCAGCAATCATGTTCAAGCTCTCTGCAAGCTCTTTTTGCACAAACCGCTCTCCCGGGACAGGCGCTTGGCCGCTTCTCGTGAAAATGTCGGCCGTGTAAGGCGTGGAGGCCAGCAGTTCAAGATTCTTTTCTGTGTGGCGGCACTGATCAGATGATACTGGAAAACCGTTTTGGGCATAGTCGCGTGCAGGCTCCAACACGTCTTTAAGAGACATACACCCATACTCCTTCAGTACCGCATCCCAGCTATCAACCATCCCGGGCACGGTAATGGCACTGTCGATTCCCCGCAGCGGAATCGCGCTTTTTCCCTTATATACATCTCTCGTTATATGTTTTCCTGAACGGCCGCTGCCATTGTAGACTCTTACCGCATTTGATTCCTGATGAAAGGTCAGCCAAAAGGAATCCCCGCCAAGCCCCGTCATATGCGGATACACAACTGCCAGACAAGCACTCACAGCAACGGCGGCGTCAAACGCGTTGCCTCCCTTGTCCAGTATGCGGTTTCCAGCTTGAGAAGCAAGATAATGCGGACTGACGACCATTTGCTTTGTACCGATGACAGATTTGTTCATCACAAGTCCCCTTTTTTAAGAGATTTTCTTCAGTATAGGGAGCCTGATTTTCTACATCTACTGATGCGGCAGAAAAACTGACGAACTTTATCCCTTTCGAAAACAGAAAAACAATATTTCTTTCATGTTGAAAACAAATATAAAAATTATCTTTCGAAACGTAATTTTTATGATAAAATAATCTCTAAAAGGCTACGAAAGCAGGTGAAGCAATTGAGTCATGAATATCAAATCCCCAACCTTGTTCTAGATGAGATCGACAAACAAATTCTCACCATTTTGCACGAGGAAGGCAGGATATCTTATACGGATCTTGGCAAAAGAGTCGATTTGTCACGGGTTGCTGTCCAGGCTCGAATTAATCAATTAATCGAAGCTGGGGTTATCGAAAAATTCACTGCGGTCATCAATCCCGCTAAAATCGGCATCCACGTGTCCGTGTTTTTCAATGTCGAGGTCGAACCGCAGTTTTTAGAAGAGGTCGCTCTTAAGCTTGAGGAAGAACCCGCGGTCACCAGCCTCTATCACATGACGGGTCCGAGCAAGCTGCATATGCATGGGATCTTTGCCAATGATCAAGAAATGGAAGAGTTTTTAACAAAACGACTGTATCCGCTGCGAGGCGTCGTCAGTGTTGATTGCCAGATGCTGATCAAACGATACAAAAGCCGTATGGGAATGAAGCTGTAAAGGAGAGAAACGAATGAAAAACCATCCTTATCGGGATATGACGGCCGCAATGGTGCGCACAGGCATTTTAGGGTTTGGCGGCGGTCCTTCTGTGATTCCGCTGATCCGCCATGAAGCGGTCCATAAATACAAATGGATTGACGATGATGAATTTGGAGAAATATTAGCGATCGCTAATGCGCTTCCCGGACCGATTGCCACAAAAATGGCTGCGTATCTGGGCTTCAAGCTAAAAGGCACGTTAGGCGCAATCGTGGCGACTCTCGCCCATATTCTGCCTACATGTCTTGCGATGGTGGGCTTGTTTGCTGCTGTAAATGTCTTAAGCCATTCAGCAATTGTTGCCGGCATGATTGGTGCCGTAACACCAGTGATTGCGGTAATGCTCGGTATTATGGCGTACGAGTTTGGCCAAAAAGCGCTTAAAGGTTTCGGCTGGGTCACCGGCATCCTGTTTTTTATCATCGCTTTTATCGGCCTGCAAACGTTACAGATCAATCCCGGCCTTGTCATTATCATTTTCTTAGCATACGGTGCGTTTCATTTTAAACTGAAGGACAAAATGACAAATAAACATTCAAAAGATAAAGGAATGTCAGCCTCATGATCATGATGTATGTATTTATGGCGTTTTTTATCGCAAACCTACTCGGGTATGGCGGCGGACCAGCGTCTATTCCGCTGATGTTTGAGGAAGTCGTAAACAGATACAGCTGGCTCTCAAACGACCAATTTTCAAACATGCTCGCCCTTGCGAACGCATTGCCGGGCCCGATCGCAACCAAAATCGCCGCGTATGTCGGCTACAGCGCAGGCGGGTGGTCCGGCTTCCTGATTGCGCTGGTCGCAACCGTCGTCCCGTCGGCGATCGCCTTGATCGTCCTGCTGCGCATCATCCAGCGCTTCCGCCAATCACCCGTCATCAAAGGCATGACACTGTCCGTTCAGCCCGTCATCGCGGTCATGATGCTTATTCTGACTTGGCAAATCGGCGCAGACGGCATCAAAGCGATCGGCTGGATTCAATCACTAGTGATTGCGGGAATTTCCCTCCTTGCCATGACAAAATTCAAAATGCATCCGGCATTCCTGATTATCGCGGCGTTTTTGTATGGCGGCATTGTAATCCCTCATTTATAGAAAAAAGCACCCTGACAGGTGCTTTTTTATTTTGGCCCAGAAATCCTGTTTGGTATATGGTTCCTCTCATTCTCACAGATTGTCCTGTATATAGAAGTCAATGAAAAAACTTGCAGTTCACGACCTGCAAGTTTTACACGTGATTTTTCTGATAAAATGTTCGCAAAACATGCGTTTCAAGGTCGGCCAAGCGGACAGGGATCGGCAGCCTGCTTTCTTGATTGATCAGGCTCATCGTGATCTGATAGCTGCTTTCTAAATCAATGTTATGTCCGCAAGACAAAAAGATAGGCTTCACGTCCCGCCGGGTCCGCAGCGCCCGGCCATATACCTCGCCGTCAATAATAATATCGGTATAAGCGCCGACTTCATTTTCAGGCATCTCGAAATCACAGCCTTTGATTTTGAGATAGGTTTTCGCAATCCCAATTGTCGGCTTACCGAGAAAAAAAGCAGCATGGGTGGCAACACCCATATGGTTGTAATGCAGATACCCGTTGCCATCAAACAAAAACACATCGGGCTCCGTCTCCAGCTTTTTGGCCGCTTCGATGATCAGCGGCAGCTCACGAAACGCAAGAAAACCCGAAACATACGGTACGCTGATTTTCCCCATGCTGTGCACTTTTTCAATGACTTCTTTTGTATCAGCGTCAATGACGATGATACTGCACACCCCGTATGGTTCTCCGTTCTGCTCCCAATAGGCGAGATCGACGCCTGCGCAGGTGTTGATGGAGTTTAGGGGGATGGTGGGTGATAGATTGATTTTAGGTTGAAGGGATTGTTGTGTTTTTATAAATTCTTCTTTTTCATTTAGGTTGAAATGGTGTATTTGTTCTATATGCATTAAATCTCTCTCCT
Proteins encoded:
- a CDS encoding endonuclease V; translated protein: MHIEQIHHFNLNEKEEFIKTQQSLQPKINLSPTIPLNSINTCAGVDLAYWEQNGEPYGVCSIIVIDADTKEVIEKVHSMGKISVPYVSGFLAFRELPLIIEAAKKLETEPDVFLFDGNGYLHYNHMGVATHAAFFLGKPTIGIAKTYLKIKGCDFEMPENEVGAYTDIIIDGEVYGRALRTRRDVKPIFLSCGHNIDLESSYQITMSLINQESRLPIPVRLADLETHVLRTFYQKNHV
- a CDS encoding chromate transporter, translating into MIMMYVFMAFFIANLLGYGGGPASIPLMFEEVVNRYSWLSNDQFSNMLALANALPGPIATKIAAYVGYSAGGWSGFLIALVATVVPSAIALIVLLRIIQRFRQSPVIKGMTLSVQPVIAVMMLILTWQIGADGIKAIGWIQSLVIAGISLLAMTKFKMHPAFLIIAAFLYGGIVIPHL
- the chrS gene encoding chromate efflux transcriptional regulator ChrS, producing MSHEYQIPNLVLDEIDKQILTILHEEGRISYTDLGKRVDLSRVAVQARINQLIEAGVIEKFTAVINPAKIGIHVSVFFNVEVEPQFLEEVALKLEEEPAVTSLYHMTGPSKLHMHGIFANDQEMEEFLTKRLYPLRGVVSVDCQMLIKRYKSRMGMKL
- the chrB gene encoding chromate efflux transporter subunit ChrB, whose protein sequence is MKNHPYRDMTAAMVRTGILGFGGGPSVIPLIRHEAVHKYKWIDDDEFGEILAIANALPGPIATKMAAYLGFKLKGTLGAIVATLAHILPTCLAMVGLFAAVNVLSHSAIVAGMIGAVTPVIAVMLGIMAYEFGQKALKGFGWVTGILFFIIAFIGLQTLQINPGLVIIIFLAYGAFHFKLKDKMTNKHSKDKGMSAS
- the ggt gene encoding gamma-glutamyltransferase, with amino-acid sequence MNKSVIGTKQMVVSPHYLASQAGNRILDKGGNAFDAAVAVSACLAVVYPHMTGLGGDSFWLTFHQESNAVRVYNGSGRSGKHITRDVYKGKSAIPLRGIDSAITVPGMVDSWDAVLKEYGCMSLKDVLEPARDYAQNGFPVSSDQCRHTEKNLELLASTPYTADIFTRSGQAPVPGERFVQKELAESLNMIAEKGRSTFYEGDIAQRIVSFLQHNGSCMTLDDFKAHRGEWAEPVSSDYRGYSVYQAPPNSQGFTGLLTLNILENYDFTQIEHGSFEYYHVLVEALKKSFLDRNAVLTDPAFADIPLERLLDKKYAKQLAEEIGYLAEPAESRPVGSDTAYAAVIDADGNAVSFIQSLYFEFGSAVTAGDTGILLQNRGSFFSLNQDHVNTLEPKKRSFHTLMPAMACKDGKPKILYGTQGGEGQPQTQTAIITRMLDYGMHPQQAISEPRWVWGRTWGEDYEGLRVEGRFSEETIEKLKDSGHLVEVVGDYDPLMGHAAAIKVDEEGFLQGGADPRGDGAAVGV